The nucleotide window AATTCTCATCTCATATCTTTCCCAGGAAGCTTTACCTTCACCACAAGGAGATTTACGAGTAGTTACTTTTAATTTTTTAGTAGGAAGAGGTATAGGGCCTCGAATTTCAACACCTGTTTTTTTAGAAATGTCTTTAATGTAGTCACATACTTCATTAATCTTGTATATATCTATACTTGCTAGTTTTATTCTTGCTTTTGACATTTTCTAAGTTATCTTGGTGTTTGCCCCATAATAAACCCAGTTTATCATGACTTCAAAAAAGAAAAAAAATTATTTCTTCTTAACTAAGTCAATACACATTCCAGCAGCAACAGTTGCTCCAGAATCTCTGATAGCAAATCTTGAGAGCTGTGGAATCTCTTTTTGTTTCTCAATGCACATTGGCTGTACAGGCTTTATTTTTATAATTGCCGCATCTCCATTCTTGATGAAATCTGGGTTTTCTTGTAGAGTTTCACCAG belongs to Candidatus Woesearchaeota archaeon B3_Woes and includes:
- a CDS encoding 30S ribosomal protein S10, translated to MSKARIKLASIDIYKINEVCDYIKDISKKTGVEIRGPIPLPTKKLKVTTRKSPCGEGKASWERYEMRIHKRLIDLGMDERALRLVMRVPIPEGLNIEIEMIE